One segment of Pseudobythopirellula maris DNA contains the following:
- a CDS encoding GspE/PulE family protein: METGEILLKHGLITRDQLDELRLDAATAARPDLAAVERGFAEEEGVLRALGAETGVEMVDLDHTEVNAELLAAFPHRMIHRHALFPVERRNGTMVVATCDPFDVYPLDELSAELGLAIEPVLAPRRKIAERIKATLGVGSETVGGLVALKQAEDGVELLEEIDADGAELADGAHEASVVRLVNEILLEAIETRASDVHIESQAAGIRIRYRIDGMLVGQPTPPEMNHFRAAIVSRLKIMAHLNIAEKRLPQDGRIKLRVHGREVDVRMSVIPMLHGEGIVMRLLDKGRMNFSLQALGMGDRSYEKFSELIRAPHGIVLVTGPTGSGKTTTLYSALTEIRSETTKIITAEDPVEYQLPGINQIQVHSKIGLTFAASLRSILRHDPDVVLVGEIRDHETAENAIQASLTGHMVFSTLHTNDAPSAYTRLVDMGIEPFLVASTIEAVMAQRLVRRLCQDCRQPYEPKQEDLPADFPWDDYKAGGGLLYQPMGCRKCREIGFAGRQGIFELCATTDAVRQLAHDRASSWEIRTAALKDGMRTLRQDAWEKVLLGITTVDEVLRVTKGDRI; encoded by the coding sequence ATGGAAACCGGCGAGATTCTTCTCAAGCACGGGCTGATTACGCGCGACCAGCTCGACGAGCTGAGGCTGGACGCGGCTACGGCTGCGCGGCCCGACCTGGCGGCGGTGGAGCGCGGCTTCGCCGAGGAAGAGGGGGTGCTGCGGGCCCTGGGAGCCGAGACCGGTGTGGAGATGGTCGACCTTGACCACACCGAAGTGAACGCCGAGCTGCTCGCGGCTTTCCCGCACCGCATGATCCACCGTCACGCGCTCTTCCCCGTCGAGCGACGCAACGGCACGATGGTCGTCGCCACCTGCGACCCGTTCGACGTCTACCCGCTCGACGAGCTGAGCGCCGAACTCGGCTTGGCGATCGAGCCGGTGCTCGCGCCGCGGCGCAAGATCGCCGAGCGGATCAAGGCGACGCTCGGCGTCGGCAGCGAGACGGTCGGCGGGCTGGTGGCTCTGAAGCAGGCCGAAGACGGTGTCGAACTGCTCGAAGAGATCGACGCCGACGGCGCGGAACTGGCCGACGGCGCCCACGAGGCGTCGGTCGTGCGGCTCGTGAACGAGATCTTGCTCGAAGCGATCGAGACCCGCGCGAGCGACGTGCACATCGAGTCGCAGGCGGCCGGCATCCGCATCCGCTACCGCATCGACGGCATGCTCGTCGGCCAGCCGACCCCACCGGAGATGAACCACTTCCGGGCGGCGATCGTCAGCCGGCTGAAGATCATGGCCCACCTGAACATCGCCGAGAAGCGGTTGCCCCAGGACGGCCGCATCAAACTGCGCGTTCACGGCCGCGAGGTCGACGTCCGCATGTCGGTCATCCCCATGTTGCACGGCGAGGGGATCGTCATGCGTCTCTTAGACAAGGGGCGGATGAACTTCTCGCTCCAGGCCCTCGGCATGGGCGACCGCAGCTACGAGAAGTTCAGCGAGCTGATCCGGGCGCCGCACGGCATCGTGCTCGTGACCGGGCCGACCGGCTCGGGCAAAACGACCACGCTCTACAGCGCGCTCACTGAGATCCGCAGCGAGACGACCAAGATCATCACGGCCGAGGACCCGGTTGAATACCAGCTGCCCGGCATCAACCAGATCCAGGTCCACTCGAAGATCGGGCTGACGTTCGCCGCCTCGCTGCGGTCGATCTTGCGGCACGACCCGGACGTGGTGCTGGTGGGCGAGATCCGCGACCACGAGACCGCCGAGAACGCCATCCAGGCGTCGCTCACCGGCCACATGGTGTTCAGCACGCTGCACACGAACGACGCCCCCAGCGCTTACACCCGGCTGGTCGATATGGGCATCGAGCCGTTCCTCGTGGCCAGCACGATCGAGGCCGTCATGGCCCAGCGATTAGTGCGCAGGCTATGCCAAGATTGCCGTCAGCCGTACGAACCCAAACAAGAAGACCTGCCGGCGGACTTTCCGTGGGACGATTACAAGGCGGGCGGCGGCCTGCTGTACCAGCCCATGGGGTGCCGCAAATGCCGCGAGATCGGCTTCGCCGGCCGGCAGGGGATTTTTGAGCTTTGCGCCACCACCGACGCGGTCCGCCAGCTGGCCCACGACCGGGCGAGCTCGTGGGAGATCCGCACCGCCGCCTTGAAGGACGGCATGCGGACCCTGCGCCAAGACGCTTGGGAGAAGGTGCTGCTTGGCATCACAACCGTCGACGAGGTGCTGCGTGTGACCAAGGGAGACCGGATCTAG
- a CDS encoding AMP nucleosidase → MTYSSQVTKVQIAEDWLPRYTGMPLDAFGDYVLLTNFRDYVDRFARQFDCEVFGKNRPMQAASNDHGLTIINFGIGSPNAATIMDLLTARMPKATLFLGKCGGLKHSTEIGHFILPIGAIRGEGTSDDYLPPPVPALPSFKLHKFVSEKLVEQGFDYRTGVIYTTNRRVWEHDAAFREQLRSYTPIAIDMETATLFIVGHTNQIARGALLLVTDVPTSPDGIKTSESDAAVTRDWSQVHLDLGIRSLADIEEKGEEIKHFHY, encoded by the coding sequence ATGACTTACTCCTCGCAGGTCACGAAGGTACAGATCGCCGAGGATTGGCTGCCCCGTTACACCGGCATGCCCCTCGACGCGTTCGGCGATTACGTCCTGCTAACGAACTTCCGCGACTACGTCGATCGTTTTGCTCGGCAATTCGACTGCGAGGTGTTCGGCAAGAACCGCCCGATGCAGGCCGCGAGCAACGACCACGGGCTCACCATCATCAATTTCGGCATCGGCTCGCCGAACGCCGCGACGATCATGGACCTGCTGACGGCCCGCATGCCCAAAGCGACGCTCTTTCTGGGCAAGTGCGGTGGGCTGAAGCACTCGACCGAGATCGGTCACTTCATCCTGCCGATCGGGGCGATCCGCGGCGAAGGGACCAGCGACGATTACCTGCCGCCCCCCGTGCCCGCCCTGCCCTCCTTCAAATTGCACAAGTTCGTCTCGGAGAAGCTCGTCGAGCAAGGTTTCGACTACCGCACCGGGGTGATCTACACCACCAACCGCCGGGTCTGGGAGCACGACGCGGCGTTCCGCGAGCAGCTGCGTTCGTACACGCCGATCGCGATCGACATGGAGACCGCCACGCTGTTCATCGTGGGACACACGAACCAGATCGCCCGCGGCGCCCTGCTGCTGGTGACCGACGTGCCGACCTCGCCCGACGGCATCAAGACCTCGGAGAGCGACGCCGCGGTCACCCGCGATTGGTCGCAGGTGCATCTCGATCTGGGGATACGCTCGTTGGCCGACATCGAGGAAAAGGGCGAGGAAATCAAGCACTTCCACTACTGA